In one Oryza glaberrima chromosome 2, OglaRS2, whole genome shotgun sequence genomic region, the following are encoded:
- the LOC127763214 gene encoding protein G1-like3, with product MELSPPNHESSPPTAGGGGGGGGDGAGGSSSAGASSSAGGGAATPQTPSRYEAQKRRDWNTFGQYLRNHRPPLGLAQCSGAHVLEFLRYLDQFGKTKVHTSACPFFGHPNPPAPCPCPLRQAWGSLDALVGRLRAAFEENGGRPESNPFAARAVRLYLREVREHQARARGVSYEKKKRKKPQPADTSGGGGHPHPPPPPPPPPSAGAAC from the coding sequence ATGGAGCTGTCGCCGCCGAACCACGAGAGCAGTCCaccgacggcgggcggcggcggaggaggaggaggtgacggCGCCGGCGGATCGAGCAGCGcgggcgcgtcgtcgtcggcgggaggcggcgccgctaCGCCGCAGACGCCGAGCCGGTACGAGGCGCAGAAGCGGCGGGACTGGAACACGTTCGGGCAGTACCTGCGGAaccaccggccgccgctggGGCTCGCGCAGTGCAGCGGCGCGCACGTGCTGGAGTTCCTCCGGTACCTGGACCAGTTCGGGAAGACGAAGGTGCACACGTCGGCGTGCCCCTTCTTCGGCCACCCGaacccgccggcgccgtgcccCTGCCCGCTGCGCCAGGCGTGGGGGAGCCTCGACGCGCTGGTCGGCCGCCTCCGTGCCGCGTTCGAGGAGaacggcgggcggccggagtcGAACCCGTTCGCGGCGCGCGCGGTGAGGCTCTACCTCCGCGAGGTCCGCGAGCACCAGGCCCGCGCCAGGGGGGTCAGCTACGAGAAGAAGAAGCGGAAGAAGCCGCAGCCCGCCgacaccagcggcggcggcggacacccgcacccgccgccgcctccgccgccgccgccgtccgccggcgcGGCCTGCTGA